From Carassius auratus strain Wakin chromosome 10, ASM336829v1, whole genome shotgun sequence, a single genomic window includes:
- the atp6v0a2a gene encoding V-type proton ATPase 116 kDa subunit a isoform X3: MGSGFRSEEMCLAQLFLQSGSAYDCISELGEMGLVEFRDLNPSVSSFQRRFVSEIKRCEEMERILGYLLREIRKANLAVPEAELPPVAPAPKNVLEIMEQLQRLELELSEVARNKETLQRNQLELTEYTHMLRITHKFMHSRSRHEALGPQYEEFPSLETEAVSGCTSMQRLGAKLGFISGLIQRVKVEAFERMLWRVCKGYTILSYAEVDESLADLDTGEISKSVVFLISFWGDQIGQKVQKICDCYHCHLYPHPETDEERADVMDSLRTRIQDLQNVLHRTEDYLKQVLQKASESAHSWVMQVKKMKAIYHILNLCSFDVTNKCLIAEVWCPVSDLANLRRALEEGSRKGDATVPSFVNRIPSSDTPPTLLRSNKFTSGFQSIVEAYGVGDYREASPAPYTIITFPFLFAVMFGDLGHGSVLTLFALWMVLTEKDHKRRQPGNEIWTTFFDGRYIILMMGLFSIYTGLIYNDCFSKSLNIFGSAWSVKAMFAQQEWTNETLQTNALLTLDPNVSGVFSGPYPLGIDPIWNMAVNRLTFLNSYKMKMSVIIGVIHMSFGVVLSVFNHLHFRHKFKIYLLFLPELLFLLCLFGYLVFMIFYKWLAFSARDSQMAPSILIHFINMFLMQESATAPLYPGQMGLQVFLVVVALLSVPVLLFGKPLYLHWLHHGGKSLGVHRGYERVRRVSEEDLSVVHDEEEGQSDSGGPREFDFGDIFLHQAIHTIEYCLGCISNTASYLRLWALSLAHAQLSEVLWAMVMRLGLRLSSRLGVLFLVPVFSVFALLTISILLVMEGLSAFLHALRLHWVEFQNKFYSGTGVKFAPFDFSLLPSVFEQEGLL; encoded by the exons atggGCTCGGGCTTTCGGAGCGAGGAGATGTGTCTGGCGCAGCTGTTCCTGCAGTCCGGCTCTGCGTACGACTGCATCAGCGAACTCGGAGAAATGGGGCTGGTCGAGTTTCGAGAT CTCAACCCCAGCGTCAGCTCCTTCCAGCGCCGCTTCGTCAGTGAGATCAAGAGATGTGAAGAGATGGAGAGGATTCTGG GGTATCTGCTGAGGGAAATCAGGAAGGCTAATCTTGCAGTGCCAGAGGCTGAACTCCCTCCTGTTGCTCCTGCAcctaaaaatgttttagaaatcaTG GAGCAGCTGCagaggctggagctggagctcagCGAGGTGGCCAGGAACAAAGAGACGCTCCAGAGGAACCAGCTGGAACTGACGGAGTACACACACATGCTGAGAATCACACACAAGTTCATGCACAGCCGCTCCAGG CATGAAGCCCTGGGCCCTCAGTATGAGGAGTTCCCGTCTCTGGAGACTGAAGCAGTGTCAGGGTGCACCAGCATGCAGAGACTGGGAGCCAAACTCGG GTTTATCTCGGGGTTGATTCAGCGGGTGAAGGTGGAGGCGTTTGAGCGCATGCTCTGGCGCGTCTGTAAAGGTTACACCATCCTCAGCTACGCAGAAGTGGATGAAAGCCTGGCCGATCTGGACACG GGGGAGATCAGTAAGAGCGTAGTGTTCCTCATCTCATTTTGGGGCGACCAAATTGGGCAGAAGGTTCAAAAAATTTGCGACTG TTACCACTGTCATCTCTACCCCCACCCTGAAACAGATGAGGAAAGGGCCGATGTGATGGACAGCTTGAGGACACGCATCCAAGATTTACAAAAC GTTTTGCACCGCACTGAGGATTACTTGAAGCAGGTCTTGCAGAAGGCGTCTGAGTCGGCGCACTCGTGGGTGATGCAAGTGAAGAAGATGAAAGCCATCTATCACATCCTTAACCTCTGCAGCTTCGACGTCACCAACAAGTGTCTCATCGCTGAAGTGTGGTGTCCGGTCAGCGACCTGGCGAACCTGAGGCGGGCGTTGGAGGAGGGCTCA AGAAAAGGTGACGCCACCGTCCCTTCCTTCGTGAACCGGATCCCAAGCAGTGACACTCCGCCGACTCTTTTGAGGAGCAACAAGTTTACCTCAGGCTTCCAGAGTATAGTGGAAGCGTATGGAGTGGGCGACTACCGGGAGGCCAGCCCGG CTCCTTATACCATTATCACCTTTCCCTTCCTGTTCGCGGTGATGTTTGGAGATCTTGGTCATGGTTCAGTCTTGACGCTCTTTGCTTTGTGGATGGTGTTGACTGAGAAGGACCACAAGCGAAGACAACCAGGAAATGAA ATCTGGACGACCTTTTTTGATGGGCGGTACATCATACTGATGATGGGATTATTCTCCATATACACTGGACTCATTTATAATGACTGTTTCTCCAAGTCCCTCAACATCTTTGGCTCAGCTTGGAGCGTCAAGGCCATGTTCGCACAACAGGAGTGGAC AAATGAAACTCTACAGACAAATGCTTTACTCACCTTGGATCCCAACGTTTCCGGTGTTTTCTCTGGACCTTATCCATTGGGCATTGATCCA ATTTGGAACATGGCCGTGAATCGCCTGACCTTCCTCAACTCCTACAAGATGAAGATGTCTGTGATCATCGGAGTCATCCACATGAGCTTTGGGGTGGTGCTCAGTGTCTTCAACCACTT GCACTTCCGACACAAGTTTAAGATCTATCTTCTCTTTCTTCCTGAGCTGCTCTTTCTACTTTGTCTCTTTGGTTACTTGGTCTTCATGATCTTTTACAAATGGCTGGCGTTCTCAGCGCGAGACTCCCAGATGGCTCCAAGCATTCTCATTCACTTCATCAACATGTTCCTAATGCAGGAGAGCGCCACTGCACCACTTTACCCtggccag ATGGGTCTGCAGGTATTTCTCGTGGTGGTGGCTCTGCTGTCGGTGCCAGTGCTGTTATTCGGGAAACCTCTGTACCTCCACTGGCTGCATCATGGCGGGAAGAGTCTGGGGGTCCACAGG GGCTATGAGAGAGTTCGGCGTGTGAGTGAAGAAGACCTGTCTGTAGTCCATGATGAAGAGGAGGGACAGAGTGACTCAGGAGGGCCTCGGGAG TTTGATTTCGGAGACATCTTCCTGCATCAAGCGATTCACACCATAGAGTACTGTTTGGGCTGCATTTCCAACACCGCCTCCTACTTGCGTCTCTGGGCCCTGAGTCTCGCTCACGCCC AGCTGTCAGAGGTGCTGTGGGCCATGGTGATGCGTCTGGGTCTGAGGCTGAGCTCCAGACTGGGTGTGCTTTTCCTCGTGCCTGTGTTCAGTGTCTTTGCTCTGCTCACTATCTCCATTCTCCTGGTCATGGAGGGTCTGTCCGCTTTCCTCCATGCACTGCGTCTTCACTG GGTGGAATTTCAGAACAAATTCTACAGTGGAACAGGAGTAAAATTTGCCCCCTTTGACTTCTCCCTGTTGCCCTCTGTCTTTGAGCAAGAAGGGTTACTCTGA
- the atp6v0a2a gene encoding V-type proton ATPase 116 kDa subunit a isoform X1, producing MGSGFRSEEMCLAQLFLQSGSAYDCISELGEMGLVEFRDLNPSVSSFQRRFVSEIKRCEEMERILGYLLREIRKANLAVPEAELPPVAPAPKNVLEIMEQLQRLELELSEVARNKETLQRNQLELTEYTHMLRITHKFMHSRSRHEALGPQYEEFPSLETEAVSGCTSMQRLGAKLGFISGLIQRVKVEAFERMLWRVCKGYTILSYAEVDESLADLDTGEISKSVVFLISFWGDQIGQKVQKICDCYHCHLYPHPETDEERADVMDSLRTRIQDLQNVLHRTEDYLKQVLQKASESAHSWVMQVKKMKAIYHILNLCSFDVTNKCLIAEVWCPVSDLANLRRALEEGSRKGDATVPSFVNRIPSSDTPPTLLRSNKFTSGFQSIVEAYGVGDYREASPAPYTIITFPFLFAVMFGDLGHGSVLTLFALWMVLTEKDHKRRQPGNEIWTTFFDGRYIILMMGLFSIYTGLIYNDCFSKSLNIFGSAWSVKAMFAQQEWTNETLQTNALLTLDPNVSGVFSGPYPLGIDPIWNMAVNRLTFLNSYKMKMSVIIGVIHMSFGVVLSVFNHLHFRHKFKIYLLFLPELLFLLCLFGYLVFMIFYKWLAFSARDSQMAPSILIHFINMFLMQESATAPLYPGQMGLQVFLVVVALLSVPVLLFGKPLYLHWLHHGGKSLGVHRVCLCSCGYERVRRVSEEDLSVVHDEEEGQSDSGGPREFDFGDIFLHQAIHTIEYCLGCISNTASYLRLWALSLAHAQLSEVLWAMVMRLGLRLSSRLGVLFLVPVFSVFALLTISILLVMEGLSAFLHALRLHWVEFQNKFYSGTGVKFAPFDFSLLPSVFEQEGLL from the exons atggGCTCGGGCTTTCGGAGCGAGGAGATGTGTCTGGCGCAGCTGTTCCTGCAGTCCGGCTCTGCGTACGACTGCATCAGCGAACTCGGAGAAATGGGGCTGGTCGAGTTTCGAGAT CTCAACCCCAGCGTCAGCTCCTTCCAGCGCCGCTTCGTCAGTGAGATCAAGAGATGTGAAGAGATGGAGAGGATTCTGG GGTATCTGCTGAGGGAAATCAGGAAGGCTAATCTTGCAGTGCCAGAGGCTGAACTCCCTCCTGTTGCTCCTGCAcctaaaaatgttttagaaatcaTG GAGCAGCTGCagaggctggagctggagctcagCGAGGTGGCCAGGAACAAAGAGACGCTCCAGAGGAACCAGCTGGAACTGACGGAGTACACACACATGCTGAGAATCACACACAAGTTCATGCACAGCCGCTCCAGG CATGAAGCCCTGGGCCCTCAGTATGAGGAGTTCCCGTCTCTGGAGACTGAAGCAGTGTCAGGGTGCACCAGCATGCAGAGACTGGGAGCCAAACTCGG GTTTATCTCGGGGTTGATTCAGCGGGTGAAGGTGGAGGCGTTTGAGCGCATGCTCTGGCGCGTCTGTAAAGGTTACACCATCCTCAGCTACGCAGAAGTGGATGAAAGCCTGGCCGATCTGGACACG GGGGAGATCAGTAAGAGCGTAGTGTTCCTCATCTCATTTTGGGGCGACCAAATTGGGCAGAAGGTTCAAAAAATTTGCGACTG TTACCACTGTCATCTCTACCCCCACCCTGAAACAGATGAGGAAAGGGCCGATGTGATGGACAGCTTGAGGACACGCATCCAAGATTTACAAAAC GTTTTGCACCGCACTGAGGATTACTTGAAGCAGGTCTTGCAGAAGGCGTCTGAGTCGGCGCACTCGTGGGTGATGCAAGTGAAGAAGATGAAAGCCATCTATCACATCCTTAACCTCTGCAGCTTCGACGTCACCAACAAGTGTCTCATCGCTGAAGTGTGGTGTCCGGTCAGCGACCTGGCGAACCTGAGGCGGGCGTTGGAGGAGGGCTCA AGAAAAGGTGACGCCACCGTCCCTTCCTTCGTGAACCGGATCCCAAGCAGTGACACTCCGCCGACTCTTTTGAGGAGCAACAAGTTTACCTCAGGCTTCCAGAGTATAGTGGAAGCGTATGGAGTGGGCGACTACCGGGAGGCCAGCCCGG CTCCTTATACCATTATCACCTTTCCCTTCCTGTTCGCGGTGATGTTTGGAGATCTTGGTCATGGTTCAGTCTTGACGCTCTTTGCTTTGTGGATGGTGTTGACTGAGAAGGACCACAAGCGAAGACAACCAGGAAATGAA ATCTGGACGACCTTTTTTGATGGGCGGTACATCATACTGATGATGGGATTATTCTCCATATACACTGGACTCATTTATAATGACTGTTTCTCCAAGTCCCTCAACATCTTTGGCTCAGCTTGGAGCGTCAAGGCCATGTTCGCACAACAGGAGTGGAC AAATGAAACTCTACAGACAAATGCTTTACTCACCTTGGATCCCAACGTTTCCGGTGTTTTCTCTGGACCTTATCCATTGGGCATTGATCCA ATTTGGAACATGGCCGTGAATCGCCTGACCTTCCTCAACTCCTACAAGATGAAGATGTCTGTGATCATCGGAGTCATCCACATGAGCTTTGGGGTGGTGCTCAGTGTCTTCAACCACTT GCACTTCCGACACAAGTTTAAGATCTATCTTCTCTTTCTTCCTGAGCTGCTCTTTCTACTTTGTCTCTTTGGTTACTTGGTCTTCATGATCTTTTACAAATGGCTGGCGTTCTCAGCGCGAGACTCCCAGATGGCTCCAAGCATTCTCATTCACTTCATCAACATGTTCCTAATGCAGGAGAGCGCCACTGCACCACTTTACCCtggccag ATGGGTCTGCAGGTATTTCTCGTGGTGGTGGCTCTGCTGTCGGTGCCAGTGCTGTTATTCGGGAAACCTCTGTACCTCCACTGGCTGCATCATGGCGGGAAGAGTCTGGGGGTCCACAGGGTGTGTCTGTGttcttgt GGCTATGAGAGAGTTCGGCGTGTGAGTGAAGAAGACCTGTCTGTAGTCCATGATGAAGAGGAGGGACAGAGTGACTCAGGAGGGCCTCGGGAG TTTGATTTCGGAGACATCTTCCTGCATCAAGCGATTCACACCATAGAGTACTGTTTGGGCTGCATTTCCAACACCGCCTCCTACTTGCGTCTCTGGGCCCTGAGTCTCGCTCACGCCC AGCTGTCAGAGGTGCTGTGGGCCATGGTGATGCGTCTGGGTCTGAGGCTGAGCTCCAGACTGGGTGTGCTTTTCCTCGTGCCTGTGTTCAGTGTCTTTGCTCTGCTCACTATCTCCATTCTCCTGGTCATGGAGGGTCTGTCCGCTTTCCTCCATGCACTGCGTCTTCACTG GGTGGAATTTCAGAACAAATTCTACAGTGGAACAGGAGTAAAATTTGCCCCCTTTGACTTCTCCCTGTTGCCCTCTGTCTTTGAGCAAGAAGGGTTACTCTGA
- the atp6v0a2a gene encoding V-type proton ATPase 116 kDa subunit a isoform X2, with protein MGSGFRSEEMCLAQLFLQSGSAYDCISELGEMGLVEFRDLNPSVSSFQRRFVSEIKRCEEMERILGYLLREIRKANLAVPEAELPPVAPAPKNVLEIMLQRLELELSEVARNKETLQRNQLELTEYTHMLRITHKFMHSRSRHEALGPQYEEFPSLETEAVSGCTSMQRLGAKLGFISGLIQRVKVEAFERMLWRVCKGYTILSYAEVDESLADLDTGEISKSVVFLISFWGDQIGQKVQKICDCYHCHLYPHPETDEERADVMDSLRTRIQDLQNVLHRTEDYLKQVLQKASESAHSWVMQVKKMKAIYHILNLCSFDVTNKCLIAEVWCPVSDLANLRRALEEGSRKGDATVPSFVNRIPSSDTPPTLLRSNKFTSGFQSIVEAYGVGDYREASPAPYTIITFPFLFAVMFGDLGHGSVLTLFALWMVLTEKDHKRRQPGNEIWTTFFDGRYIILMMGLFSIYTGLIYNDCFSKSLNIFGSAWSVKAMFAQQEWTNETLQTNALLTLDPNVSGVFSGPYPLGIDPIWNMAVNRLTFLNSYKMKMSVIIGVIHMSFGVVLSVFNHLHFRHKFKIYLLFLPELLFLLCLFGYLVFMIFYKWLAFSARDSQMAPSILIHFINMFLMQESATAPLYPGQMGLQVFLVVVALLSVPVLLFGKPLYLHWLHHGGKSLGVHRVCLCSCGYERVRRVSEEDLSVVHDEEEGQSDSGGPREFDFGDIFLHQAIHTIEYCLGCISNTASYLRLWALSLAHAQLSEVLWAMVMRLGLRLSSRLGVLFLVPVFSVFALLTISILLVMEGLSAFLHALRLHWVEFQNKFYSGTGVKFAPFDFSLLPSVFEQEGLL; from the exons atggGCTCGGGCTTTCGGAGCGAGGAGATGTGTCTGGCGCAGCTGTTCCTGCAGTCCGGCTCTGCGTACGACTGCATCAGCGAACTCGGAGAAATGGGGCTGGTCGAGTTTCGAGAT CTCAACCCCAGCGTCAGCTCCTTCCAGCGCCGCTTCGTCAGTGAGATCAAGAGATGTGAAGAGATGGAGAGGATTCTGG GGTATCTGCTGAGGGAAATCAGGAAGGCTAATCTTGCAGTGCCAGAGGCTGAACTCCCTCCTGTTGCTCCTGCAcctaaaaatgttttagaaatcaTG CTGCagaggctggagctggagctcagCGAGGTGGCCAGGAACAAAGAGACGCTCCAGAGGAACCAGCTGGAACTGACGGAGTACACACACATGCTGAGAATCACACACAAGTTCATGCACAGCCGCTCCAGG CATGAAGCCCTGGGCCCTCAGTATGAGGAGTTCCCGTCTCTGGAGACTGAAGCAGTGTCAGGGTGCACCAGCATGCAGAGACTGGGAGCCAAACTCGG GTTTATCTCGGGGTTGATTCAGCGGGTGAAGGTGGAGGCGTTTGAGCGCATGCTCTGGCGCGTCTGTAAAGGTTACACCATCCTCAGCTACGCAGAAGTGGATGAAAGCCTGGCCGATCTGGACACG GGGGAGATCAGTAAGAGCGTAGTGTTCCTCATCTCATTTTGGGGCGACCAAATTGGGCAGAAGGTTCAAAAAATTTGCGACTG TTACCACTGTCATCTCTACCCCCACCCTGAAACAGATGAGGAAAGGGCCGATGTGATGGACAGCTTGAGGACACGCATCCAAGATTTACAAAAC GTTTTGCACCGCACTGAGGATTACTTGAAGCAGGTCTTGCAGAAGGCGTCTGAGTCGGCGCACTCGTGGGTGATGCAAGTGAAGAAGATGAAAGCCATCTATCACATCCTTAACCTCTGCAGCTTCGACGTCACCAACAAGTGTCTCATCGCTGAAGTGTGGTGTCCGGTCAGCGACCTGGCGAACCTGAGGCGGGCGTTGGAGGAGGGCTCA AGAAAAGGTGACGCCACCGTCCCTTCCTTCGTGAACCGGATCCCAAGCAGTGACACTCCGCCGACTCTTTTGAGGAGCAACAAGTTTACCTCAGGCTTCCAGAGTATAGTGGAAGCGTATGGAGTGGGCGACTACCGGGAGGCCAGCCCGG CTCCTTATACCATTATCACCTTTCCCTTCCTGTTCGCGGTGATGTTTGGAGATCTTGGTCATGGTTCAGTCTTGACGCTCTTTGCTTTGTGGATGGTGTTGACTGAGAAGGACCACAAGCGAAGACAACCAGGAAATGAA ATCTGGACGACCTTTTTTGATGGGCGGTACATCATACTGATGATGGGATTATTCTCCATATACACTGGACTCATTTATAATGACTGTTTCTCCAAGTCCCTCAACATCTTTGGCTCAGCTTGGAGCGTCAAGGCCATGTTCGCACAACAGGAGTGGAC AAATGAAACTCTACAGACAAATGCTTTACTCACCTTGGATCCCAACGTTTCCGGTGTTTTCTCTGGACCTTATCCATTGGGCATTGATCCA ATTTGGAACATGGCCGTGAATCGCCTGACCTTCCTCAACTCCTACAAGATGAAGATGTCTGTGATCATCGGAGTCATCCACATGAGCTTTGGGGTGGTGCTCAGTGTCTTCAACCACTT GCACTTCCGACACAAGTTTAAGATCTATCTTCTCTTTCTTCCTGAGCTGCTCTTTCTACTTTGTCTCTTTGGTTACTTGGTCTTCATGATCTTTTACAAATGGCTGGCGTTCTCAGCGCGAGACTCCCAGATGGCTCCAAGCATTCTCATTCACTTCATCAACATGTTCCTAATGCAGGAGAGCGCCACTGCACCACTTTACCCtggccag ATGGGTCTGCAGGTATTTCTCGTGGTGGTGGCTCTGCTGTCGGTGCCAGTGCTGTTATTCGGGAAACCTCTGTACCTCCACTGGCTGCATCATGGCGGGAAGAGTCTGGGGGTCCACAGGGTGTGTCTGTGttcttgt GGCTATGAGAGAGTTCGGCGTGTGAGTGAAGAAGACCTGTCTGTAGTCCATGATGAAGAGGAGGGACAGAGTGACTCAGGAGGGCCTCGGGAG TTTGATTTCGGAGACATCTTCCTGCATCAAGCGATTCACACCATAGAGTACTGTTTGGGCTGCATTTCCAACACCGCCTCCTACTTGCGTCTCTGGGCCCTGAGTCTCGCTCACGCCC AGCTGTCAGAGGTGCTGTGGGCCATGGTGATGCGTCTGGGTCTGAGGCTGAGCTCCAGACTGGGTGTGCTTTTCCTCGTGCCTGTGTTCAGTGTCTTTGCTCTGCTCACTATCTCCATTCTCCTGGTCATGGAGGGTCTGTCCGCTTTCCTCCATGCACTGCGTCTTCACTG GGTGGAATTTCAGAACAAATTCTACAGTGGAACAGGAGTAAAATTTGCCCCCTTTGACTTCTCCCTGTTGCCCTCTGTCTTTGAGCAAGAAGGGTTACTCTGA
- the atp6v0a2a gene encoding V-type proton ATPase 116 kDa subunit a isoform X4, which translates to MPKYHLINLNPSVSSFQRRFVSEIKRCEEMERILGYLLREIRKANLAVPEAELPPVAPAPKNVLEIMEQLQRLELELSEVARNKETLQRNQLELTEYTHMLRITHKFMHSRSRHEALGPQYEEFPSLETEAVSGCTSMQRLGAKLGFISGLIQRVKVEAFERMLWRVCKGYTILSYAEVDESLADLDTGEISKSVVFLISFWGDQIGQKVQKICDCYHCHLYPHPETDEERADVMDSLRTRIQDLQNVLHRTEDYLKQVLQKASESAHSWVMQVKKMKAIYHILNLCSFDVTNKCLIAEVWCPVSDLANLRRALEEGSRKGDATVPSFVNRIPSSDTPPTLLRSNKFTSGFQSIVEAYGVGDYREASPAPYTIITFPFLFAVMFGDLGHGSVLTLFALWMVLTEKDHKRRQPGNEIWTTFFDGRYIILMMGLFSIYTGLIYNDCFSKSLNIFGSAWSVKAMFAQQEWTNETLQTNALLTLDPNVSGVFSGPYPLGIDPIWNMAVNRLTFLNSYKMKMSVIIGVIHMSFGVVLSVFNHLHFRHKFKIYLLFLPELLFLLCLFGYLVFMIFYKWLAFSARDSQMAPSILIHFINMFLMQESATAPLYPGQMGLQVFLVVVALLSVPVLLFGKPLYLHWLHHGGKSLGVHRVCLCSCGYERVRRVSEEDLSVVHDEEEGQSDSGGPREFDFGDIFLHQAIHTIEYCLGCISNTASYLRLWALSLAHAQLSEVLWAMVMRLGLRLSSRLGVLFLVPVFSVFALLTISILLVMEGLSAFLHALRLHWVEFQNKFYSGTGVKFAPFDFSLLPSVFEQEGLL; encoded by the exons ATGCCCAAATATCATCTAATTAAT CTCAACCCCAGCGTCAGCTCCTTCCAGCGCCGCTTCGTCAGTGAGATCAAGAGATGTGAAGAGATGGAGAGGATTCTGG GGTATCTGCTGAGGGAAATCAGGAAGGCTAATCTTGCAGTGCCAGAGGCTGAACTCCCTCCTGTTGCTCCTGCAcctaaaaatgttttagaaatcaTG GAGCAGCTGCagaggctggagctggagctcagCGAGGTGGCCAGGAACAAAGAGACGCTCCAGAGGAACCAGCTGGAACTGACGGAGTACACACACATGCTGAGAATCACACACAAGTTCATGCACAGCCGCTCCAGG CATGAAGCCCTGGGCCCTCAGTATGAGGAGTTCCCGTCTCTGGAGACTGAAGCAGTGTCAGGGTGCACCAGCATGCAGAGACTGGGAGCCAAACTCGG GTTTATCTCGGGGTTGATTCAGCGGGTGAAGGTGGAGGCGTTTGAGCGCATGCTCTGGCGCGTCTGTAAAGGTTACACCATCCTCAGCTACGCAGAAGTGGATGAAAGCCTGGCCGATCTGGACACG GGGGAGATCAGTAAGAGCGTAGTGTTCCTCATCTCATTTTGGGGCGACCAAATTGGGCAGAAGGTTCAAAAAATTTGCGACTG TTACCACTGTCATCTCTACCCCCACCCTGAAACAGATGAGGAAAGGGCCGATGTGATGGACAGCTTGAGGACACGCATCCAAGATTTACAAAAC GTTTTGCACCGCACTGAGGATTACTTGAAGCAGGTCTTGCAGAAGGCGTCTGAGTCGGCGCACTCGTGGGTGATGCAAGTGAAGAAGATGAAAGCCATCTATCACATCCTTAACCTCTGCAGCTTCGACGTCACCAACAAGTGTCTCATCGCTGAAGTGTGGTGTCCGGTCAGCGACCTGGCGAACCTGAGGCGGGCGTTGGAGGAGGGCTCA AGAAAAGGTGACGCCACCGTCCCTTCCTTCGTGAACCGGATCCCAAGCAGTGACACTCCGCCGACTCTTTTGAGGAGCAACAAGTTTACCTCAGGCTTCCAGAGTATAGTGGAAGCGTATGGAGTGGGCGACTACCGGGAGGCCAGCCCGG CTCCTTATACCATTATCACCTTTCCCTTCCTGTTCGCGGTGATGTTTGGAGATCTTGGTCATGGTTCAGTCTTGACGCTCTTTGCTTTGTGGATGGTGTTGACTGAGAAGGACCACAAGCGAAGACAACCAGGAAATGAA ATCTGGACGACCTTTTTTGATGGGCGGTACATCATACTGATGATGGGATTATTCTCCATATACACTGGACTCATTTATAATGACTGTTTCTCCAAGTCCCTCAACATCTTTGGCTCAGCTTGGAGCGTCAAGGCCATGTTCGCACAACAGGAGTGGAC AAATGAAACTCTACAGACAAATGCTTTACTCACCTTGGATCCCAACGTTTCCGGTGTTTTCTCTGGACCTTATCCATTGGGCATTGATCCA ATTTGGAACATGGCCGTGAATCGCCTGACCTTCCTCAACTCCTACAAGATGAAGATGTCTGTGATCATCGGAGTCATCCACATGAGCTTTGGGGTGGTGCTCAGTGTCTTCAACCACTT GCACTTCCGACACAAGTTTAAGATCTATCTTCTCTTTCTTCCTGAGCTGCTCTTTCTACTTTGTCTCTTTGGTTACTTGGTCTTCATGATCTTTTACAAATGGCTGGCGTTCTCAGCGCGAGACTCCCAGATGGCTCCAAGCATTCTCATTCACTTCATCAACATGTTCCTAATGCAGGAGAGCGCCACTGCACCACTTTACCCtggccag ATGGGTCTGCAGGTATTTCTCGTGGTGGTGGCTCTGCTGTCGGTGCCAGTGCTGTTATTCGGGAAACCTCTGTACCTCCACTGGCTGCATCATGGCGGGAAGAGTCTGGGGGTCCACAGGGTGTGTCTGTGttcttgt GGCTATGAGAGAGTTCGGCGTGTGAGTGAAGAAGACCTGTCTGTAGTCCATGATGAAGAGGAGGGACAGAGTGACTCAGGAGGGCCTCGGGAG TTTGATTTCGGAGACATCTTCCTGCATCAAGCGATTCACACCATAGAGTACTGTTTGGGCTGCATTTCCAACACCGCCTCCTACTTGCGTCTCTGGGCCCTGAGTCTCGCTCACGCCC AGCTGTCAGAGGTGCTGTGGGCCATGGTGATGCGTCTGGGTCTGAGGCTGAGCTCCAGACTGGGTGTGCTTTTCCTCGTGCCTGTGTTCAGTGTCTTTGCTCTGCTCACTATCTCCATTCTCCTGGTCATGGAGGGTCTGTCCGCTTTCCTCCATGCACTGCGTCTTCACTG GGTGGAATTTCAGAACAAATTCTACAGTGGAACAGGAGTAAAATTTGCCCCCTTTGACTTCTCCCTGTTGCCCTCTGTCTTTGAGCAAGAAGGGTTACTCTGA